From the genome of Coriobacteriia bacterium, one region includes:
- a CDS encoding 6-bladed beta-propeller, whose product MAGASMHRFARVALFLAALVAVSLPSSAFAAGYYPSSGWSTVKTLTEPSDAVLALDGEVFVADAVGRRIVVYSSSGSFSREFDGRSGPGTELIRPAAVALGPDGLLYVADRGADRVVVFERSGALVRWWGSRGTGPGQFMSPSDVTLDSAGLVYVADTFNNRVQVFSSAGVWQRTVGAGLISTPAGVVVRGSELFVAETNTLRVTVLSLAGTWLRDWGWTTTGTGAGSTTTSRYLRPSGIEVDASGSILVIDAGRGLIENCSTVGVVSATYGTGLLAQPDGVYSGSGGVLTVADTLNHRLARFTTAAPTVISTLAPTGADVLAPVSPRGVAVAPDGSAIVVESATGRVRRVDAAGATLVTFSVTPALSAPTGAAVSLDGTEVFVCDTGNDRVVVYSMAGAYLRSIGGPGTGPGQFDGPTAVVQRPDGLLLVTDPGNRRVQMMTSGGDYWYDFGSDYLRVPSGVVSVPDGRILVTDAGLHRIVIFNSGGTRTGTMSGFGSAPGQLHTPAGLAMNPAGDRLLVADHGNHRVQLLTLTGTPITVFGARGSGPGEFNGPTAAGFASATGIVVTDSGNHRVGRGEWDETPPVTVPAGDVTGWVNTPAGATFTLNASDADAGVAATYYRIGAGSVTRYLSPVTIGAEGETSVAYWSVDQVGNVEAEKGFVARVDRIAPTGSAVFGTAAATMRTGTIPVESYVSGATEMRLGRTSSMGSWVPFAQSASMVVSTEGPTTLVAEYRDAANNVLSRSFSCTLDGSGPVTTIYRTPAAGVSLGPVTVDIGAVDALSSVARIRYRLDGGLERAYTGPFTVSGDGAHSVEAFAVDSVENIGQTTRLDLGISRLAAGGQLAVAGGLEHIGYRTVEVSATVQSATRVRWDAGSGFSPWMPFLPSWFVTFPGDGFHTLRVQFEDAIGQQIELTKPAHIDLAAPVTTAIGVPPSGVSAVPVMIGLSAADDSPSTITFRIDGGPVRTYSVPFTVSGDGDRTVTFSATDAAGNVENEKSVRFIIAETPPTGSIRPAGGITRLATRTVDLEVEAPGAVQMRFDTGSGPQAWLPYGRTARVTMPGEGLHWITATFANIAGVESQVAAQVLVDLTPPTTALGGIPVGVSSGPINLWIVANDTLSTVASINYRIDGGPVQTYRGPFLVSGDGIHTVERWATDELGNVSSRVSETLSISSLLRGGLVVAAGGASRVGTLTVPVTVDVSGATEMRVDTGSGFSAWRAFTRAFDVTLPREGTGLVRVQLRDELGVEVDLMTTIIVDLTAPVTDIAGLPPSGASAGPVIVALTASDVSPVTLTEYAVDGAAWRTYAGVFVVSGNGVHTVAYRSRDAVGNQEQARTASFVIAGDRPEGWLKPAGGRSIVNTTAVSIEASVAGAVQMRFDTGGGFGPWAAYAKTSSVRVNGSGLHWVVGAFRNIAGVESTLGVPVLVDLSPPSVTKVGAALRSFTIPRDRVPRYNVTIVGSAEDSGSPAAGLGAWQWRLGTRSSSSGTFTGTKAGRYTSTATVADKAGNRGSRQGSVRLGAAAAPRVPSTARVNRSFTVRGAVPWAGSGAVGRIYAYKRAANGTWVLAKTITPSMRVSGWKATLTGRVALARGQWRLVLVTSRAGSFVAGSPSGVITVK is encoded by the coding sequence ATGGCGGGAGCGTCCATGCACCGATTCGCGCGCGTCGCGCTGTTTCTAGCTGCCCTTGTCGCGGTCTCGCTTCCCAGCTCGGCATTTGCCGCCGGCTACTATCCGTCGAGCGGCTGGTCCACCGTCAAGACGCTCACCGAGCCGTCTGACGCCGTCCTCGCTTTGGATGGCGAGGTATTCGTCGCCGACGCCGTCGGCCGACGCATCGTGGTGTACTCGTCGTCAGGCAGCTTCTCGCGCGAGTTTGATGGACGTAGCGGCCCGGGAACCGAGCTCATTCGCCCGGCGGCCGTCGCGCTTGGTCCTGATGGCCTGCTCTACGTGGCCGACCGGGGCGCCGACCGCGTCGTCGTGTTCGAGCGCTCGGGCGCGCTCGTCCGCTGGTGGGGAAGCCGGGGCACGGGTCCCGGGCAGTTCATGAGCCCGTCAGACGTGACGCTCGACTCGGCCGGCCTGGTATACGTTGCCGACACGTTCAACAATCGCGTGCAGGTGTTCTCATCTGCCGGTGTGTGGCAACGGACCGTGGGCGCGGGTCTCATCTCGACCCCCGCCGGCGTGGTTGTCAGGGGCAGCGAGCTGTTCGTGGCTGAGACCAACACCCTGCGCGTCACCGTGCTTTCTCTGGCAGGCACGTGGTTGCGTGATTGGGGATGGACGACGACCGGTACGGGAGCCGGCTCCACGACAACGTCTCGCTACCTGAGGCCCTCGGGCATTGAGGTCGATGCTTCGGGCTCTATCTTGGTTATCGATGCCGGGCGTGGGCTGATCGAGAACTGCTCCACGGTGGGCGTCGTCAGCGCCACGTACGGCACGGGCTTACTTGCGCAGCCCGACGGCGTCTACTCGGGTAGCGGCGGCGTCCTCACCGTAGCCGACACTCTCAACCATCGGCTGGCACGGTTCACGACCGCCGCGCCGACCGTCATCTCCACGCTGGCCCCAACGGGAGCCGATGTCTTGGCGCCCGTGTCCCCTCGGGGGGTGGCCGTAGCGCCGGACGGATCAGCGATCGTCGTCGAGTCCGCCACGGGAAGGGTTCGACGCGTGGACGCCGCGGGAGCCACGCTGGTCACGTTCAGCGTCACGCCGGCGCTGTCAGCACCCACCGGGGCCGCCGTCTCTCTCGACGGTACCGAGGTGTTCGTCTGTGACACCGGTAATGATCGAGTTGTCGTCTACTCGATGGCAGGTGCCTACCTGAGGTCCATCGGCGGGCCCGGTACGGGGCCCGGCCAGTTCGATGGACCCACGGCCGTCGTGCAACGTCCGGACGGCCTTCTGCTCGTGACCGATCCGGGCAACCGGCGCGTGCAGATGATGACGTCAGGCGGCGACTACTGGTACGACTTCGGCTCAGACTACCTGCGGGTGCCGTCAGGCGTTGTGAGCGTTCCAGACGGCCGAATCCTCGTCACGGATGCCGGACTCCACCGCATCGTGATCTTCAACTCCGGGGGTACGCGCACCGGGACGATGTCTGGATTCGGTTCGGCGCCGGGGCAACTGCATACTCCCGCTGGTCTCGCGATGAACCCCGCCGGCGACCGGCTTCTTGTGGCGGACCACGGTAACCACCGCGTCCAGCTGCTTACGCTCACCGGCACGCCGATCACCGTCTTCGGCGCCAGAGGATCAGGACCCGGCGAGTTCAACGGCCCCACAGCCGCCGGTTTCGCCTCAGCTACCGGCATCGTTGTTACCGACTCCGGCAACCATCGGGTCGGCCGGGGTGAGTGGGACGAGACGCCGCCGGTTACCGTCCCCGCCGGCGATGTCACGGGTTGGGTCAACACGCCCGCAGGTGCCACCTTCACGCTCAATGCGTCCGATGCCGACGCCGGCGTCGCGGCAACGTACTACCGCATCGGAGCGGGGAGCGTCACACGCTATCTGAGCCCGGTCACGATCGGTGCGGAAGGCGAGACGTCGGTCGCGTACTGGTCGGTCGACCAGGTCGGCAACGTTGAGGCGGAGAAGGGCTTCGTAGCACGCGTCGACCGCATCGCGCCCACCGGATCCGCGGTCTTCGGCACGGCTGCGGCCACGATGCGCACCGGCACGATCCCGGTCGAGTCGTACGTGAGCGGCGCCACCGAGATGCGCCTCGGACGCACGAGCTCCATGGGTTCGTGGGTGCCCTTTGCGCAGTCAGCGTCGATGGTGGTGAGCACCGAAGGTCCGACTACGCTCGTAGCCGAGTACCGTGACGCCGCCAACAACGTGTTGTCGCGGAGCTTCTCGTGCACGCTCGACGGAAGCGGGCCGGTCACAACCATCTACCGGACGCCCGCCGCAGGAGTGAGCCTGGGTCCGGTGACGGTCGACATCGGAGCGGTTGATGCGCTGTCGAGCGTCGCTCGCATCCGTTATCGCCTGGACGGTGGCTTGGAGCGCGCGTACACCGGTCCCTTCACCGTGAGCGGGGACGGAGCGCACAGCGTCGAGGCGTTTGCGGTCGATAGCGTGGAGAACATCGGCCAGACGACCCGACTCGACCTCGGAATCTCACGTCTAGCCGCAGGCGGGCAGCTTGCGGTCGCAGGCGGGCTTGAGCACATCGGCTATCGAACCGTCGAGGTCTCTGCGACGGTTCAGAGCGCGACGCGCGTGCGCTGGGATGCGGGTAGCGGTTTCTCGCCGTGGATGCCCTTCTTGCCATCGTGGTTCGTCACCTTCCCGGGTGACGGGTTCCACACGCTGAGGGTTCAGTTCGAGGACGCCATCGGCCAGCAGATCGAGCTGACGAAGCCGGCGCACATCGACCTCGCAGCGCCCGTGACGACCGCGATCGGCGTGCCGCCGTCGGGCGTGAGTGCCGTGCCGGTCATGATCGGGCTCAGTGCTGCAGACGACTCGCCGTCCACGATCACCTTTCGTATCGATGGGGGACCGGTCAGGACATACTCCGTGCCCTTCACCGTCTCCGGTGACGGAGACCGGACCGTGACCTTCAGCGCCACTGACGCGGCGGGCAACGTCGAGAACGAGAAATCGGTTCGCTTCATCATCGCCGAGACACCGCCGACCGGGTCTATTCGCCCGGCGGGTGGCATAACGAGGCTGGCCACGCGCACGGTCGACCTTGAAGTCGAGGCCCCGGGGGCAGTCCAGATGCGCTTTGACACGGGAAGCGGCCCGCAGGCGTGGCTCCCCTACGGACGGACCGCCCGCGTGACGATGCCCGGTGAGGGGCTGCACTGGATCACGGCGACCTTCGCCAACATCGCCGGTGTGGAGTCTCAGGTGGCGGCTCAGGTGCTCGTGGACCTTACCCCGCCGACCACGGCGCTGGGGGGCATTCCGGTGGGCGTATCCTCCGGACCCATCAACCTATGGATTGTGGCCAACGACACGCTGAGCACGGTCGCCTCGATCAACTACCGCATCGACGGCGGGCCGGTTCAGACCTATCGGGGACCGTTCCTCGTGTCAGGCGATGGTATCCACACCGTGGAGCGCTGGGCCACAGACGAGTTGGGCAACGTCAGCAGCCGAGTGTCCGAAACGCTCAGCATCTCGAGCCTGCTTCGCGGGGGCTTGGTCGTGGCTGCGGGCGGGGCCTCCCGGGTCGGCACTCTGACGGTGCCCGTGACGGTGGACGTGTCAGGCGCCACTGAGATGCGTGTCGATACGGGTTCGGGATTCTCGGCGTGGCGGGCGTTTACGCGCGCGTTCGACGTCACGCTGCCGCGCGAAGGCACGGGGCTTGTTCGCGTGCAGCTGCGCGACGAGCTGGGTGTCGAGGTGGATCTCATGACAACCATCATCGTTGACCTGACTGCACCCGTCACCGACATCGCAGGATTGCCACCCAGCGGCGCCAGCGCCGGTCCGGTGATAGTCGCGCTGACGGCCTCCGACGTATCGCCGGTCACGTTGACGGAGTATGCGGTCGACGGTGCCGCGTGGCGTACCTACGCGGGCGTGTTCGTGGTCAGCGGCAACGGCGTGCACACGGTCGCCTACCGATCGCGCGATGCCGTGGGCAACCAGGAGCAAGCGCGCACAGCATCCTTCGTCATCGCCGGTGATCGGCCGGAAGGCTGGCTCAAGCCCGCGGGCGGGCGCTCGATCGTGAACACGACCGCGGTGAGCATCGAAGCGAGCGTCGCTGGGGCCGTGCAGATGCGCTTCGACACGGGCGGCGGCTTCGGCCCGTGGGCCGCATACGCCAAGACGTCGTCAGTCCGGGTGAACGGTTCTGGCCTCCACTGGGTTGTCGGAGCCTTCCGCAACATAGCGGGCGTGGAGTCCACGCTCGGTGTGCCCGTGCTGGTTGACCTGTCGCCTCCTTCCGTCACCAAGGTCGGGGCTGCGCTGCGATCGTTCACGATTCCGCGTGACCGCGTGCCGCGCTACAACGTCACCATCGTCGGCAGCGCTGAGGACAGCGGCTCGCCTGCGGCCGGTCTGGGCGCGTGGCAGTGGCGCCTGGGGACCCGCAGCAGCAGCTCGGGCACGTTCACGGGCACGAAAGCAGGGCGCTATACGTCGACCGCCACCGTCGCCGACAAGGCCGGCAACCGTGGTTCTCGGCAGGGCAGCGTCCGGCTGGGTGCCGCTGCAGCTCCTCGCGTGCCGAGCACGGCTCGGGTCAACCGTTCATTCACCGTGCGGGGCGCTGTCCCGTGGGCCGGATCGGGAGCCGTCGGGCGCATCTACGCGTACAAGCGTGCGGCGAATGGCACGTGGGTCCTTGCCAAGACGATCACCCCGTCGATGCGGGTCTCGGGTTGGAAAGCCACCCTGACGGGTCGCGTTGCGCTCGCCAGAGGGCAGTGGCGGCTCGTTCTCGTGACATCACGCGCCGGCTCGTTCGTTGCCGGTTCGCCGTCGGGGGTCATCACCGTCAAGTGA
- a CDS encoding O-antigen ligase family protein, producing the protein MAKRKKTTAGAKAAAAAVRPIAEDWSIARHIAWWSILAMVFLTPVAISNLSFLGVALPLSYDQFDIIKVFIQRVLGLTALAAWSWDILVRGGKVRHTPVEWLMLAFFAWVAIGAVFSIHPPTAIFGKYRRFEGLLSFINYGVAYWITLQLTDKAARIKQLAQSVFWAGLVVGGYGLMQAFGQDILKWGTLPFEVNRSFSTYGNPDLLGGFLMFGTFVSLGLALAESNLVWRGVYWFGFLINSAVIVTAFTRSAWVGAIPGFIFIALFAFRQKIEWKTEDWVFSGTALAASLAFIVRSLSADNEIMNFAKRFQSIFVFDQGSAKTRFQIWQAAIDAIKDRPIFGFGADTFRLVFPQYKPVEYVKDAGYLSVADNVHNYPLQLATGVGVPGVALLYGVFGWAAVRSWKTVWARDTGVNKMILAGFWAACAAYVTHLFFGLSVTGSSFLLWVSMAAVLSPTAKVIQVRPLGTWGIVAAGVVTMLALFGIGYQFVFMQADKAYLMARIGTQGAERTQYAEQAVRLNPWNDMYRAEVGLALTDEAIAAINAAGTDPAGQEAARATALQAFTRAEKALLDTIAFVPPEYDNYVFLANLYNMGGQFFDPAYYDKAIAIALKGVEVEEFGPAVRFQLARAYLSTDQQDKAIEQLEINVAMDPAYVESVTALAQIYEMRGDLKNAIRVLRVAEDYRPGQAGVADKLAQIEASSTATTSAP; encoded by the coding sequence ATGGCGAAACGCAAGAAGACGACCGCTGGCGCCAAGGCGGCTGCTGCAGCGGTCCGGCCCATTGCCGAGGACTGGAGCATCGCGCGCCATATCGCCTGGTGGTCGATTCTTGCGATGGTGTTCCTCACGCCTGTCGCCATCTCGAACCTGTCATTTCTTGGGGTGGCACTGCCTCTTTCCTATGACCAGTTCGACATCATCAAGGTATTCATCCAGCGGGTGCTGGGCCTCACCGCGCTGGCAGCGTGGTCGTGGGACATCCTGGTTCGCGGAGGCAAGGTGCGCCACACCCCTGTGGAGTGGTTGATGCTCGCCTTCTTCGCGTGGGTCGCTATCGGTGCGGTGTTCTCCATCCATCCGCCCACCGCCATCTTCGGCAAGTATCGTCGCTTCGAGGGGCTGCTCTCGTTCATCAACTATGGAGTCGCGTACTGGATCACCCTGCAGCTCACCGACAAAGCGGCTCGAATCAAGCAGCTCGCCCAGTCGGTGTTCTGGGCGGGACTCGTCGTCGGCGGTTACGGCCTCATGCAGGCGTTCGGTCAGGACATCCTCAAGTGGGGCACCCTGCCGTTTGAGGTGAACCGTTCGTTCTCCACCTACGGCAACCCGGACCTGCTGGGCGGCTTCCTCATGTTCGGTACGTTCGTCTCGCTCGGTCTGGCGCTGGCGGAGTCCAATCTGGTCTGGCGCGGCGTCTACTGGTTCGGCTTCCTCATCAACTCCGCCGTGATCGTCACGGCGTTCACACGCAGCGCCTGGGTGGGCGCGATCCCCGGATTCATCTTCATCGCGCTGTTCGCGTTCCGTCAGAAGATCGAGTGGAAGACTGAGGACTGGGTGTTCTCGGGGACCGCGCTGGCGGCGTCGCTGGCGTTCATCGTTCGAAGTCTCTCCGCGGATAACGAGATCATGAACTTCGCGAAGCGCTTCCAGTCGATCTTCGTGTTCGATCAGGGTTCTGCGAAGACCAGGTTCCAGATCTGGCAGGCGGCCATCGACGCCATCAAGGATCGCCCGATCTTCGGGTTCGGAGCCGATACGTTCAGGCTCGTATTCCCGCAGTACAAGCCGGTTGAGTACGTCAAGGACGCGGGCTATCTGTCGGTAGCCGATAACGTGCACAACTATCCGCTTCAGCTGGCCACCGGCGTCGGTGTGCCCGGAGTCGCCCTACTCTACGGAGTCTTCGGGTGGGCCGCCGTGCGTTCGTGGAAGACCGTGTGGGCTCGCGATACGGGCGTCAACAAGATGATTCTGGCCGGGTTCTGGGCCGCCTGTGCCGCGTACGTGACCCACCTCTTCTTCGGTCTGTCCGTGACCGGCTCGTCGTTCCTGCTGTGGGTGTCCATGGCCGCGGTGCTTTCACCCACGGCGAAGGTCATCCAAGTGCGACCGCTGGGCACCTGGGGCATCGTGGCGGCGGGCGTGGTGACGATGCTCGCGCTCTTCGGTATCGGCTATCAGTTCGTGTTCATGCAGGCCGACAAGGCGTACCTCATGGCGCGCATCGGCACCCAGGGCGCAGAGCGCACGCAGTACGCGGAGCAGGCGGTACGCCTCAACCCATGGAACGACATGTACCGCGCCGAAGTGGGGCTGGCGCTCACGGATGAGGCCATAGCGGCCATCAACGCCGCGGGAACGGACCCGGCGGGCCAGGAAGCCGCGCGCGCCACCGCCCTTCAGGCGTTCACGCGGGCCGAGAAGGCGTTGCTGGACACCATCGCGTTCGTTCCTCCCGAGTACGACAACTACGTATTCCTCGCTAACCTCTACAACATGGGCGGGCAGTTCTTCGACCCGGCCTACTACGACAAGGCGATTGCAATCGCCCTGAAGGGCGTGGAGGTTGAAGAGTTCGGTCCGGCGGTTCGCTTCCAGCTGGCGCGCGCGTACCTGTCCACCGATCAGCAGGACAAGGCGATCGAGCAGCTCGAGATCAACGTGGCGATGGACCCCGCCTACGTCGAGTCCGTGACGGCCCTTGCGCAGATCTATGAGATGCGGGGCGACCTGAAGAATGCCATCCGAGTGCTGCGAGTCGCGGAAGACTACCGACCCGGTCAGGCGGGGGTGGCGGACAAGCTCGCCCAAATTGAGGCGTCATCGACGGCGACGACCAGTGCACCCTGA
- a CDS encoding tetratricopeptide repeat protein, translating to MTAPETQVSPPPDELEDAQGEGFDAEHTAPDAAVTEEPGNFVPAWLAALVLVLLLAVMGVGGYVVRGVVAGESRVADVADQEIVRWRAEVRADPKDTNARVSLGYAYQQAGRLDKAVDEYETVLKTDARNTAALYNLGVVYLRLGVDDRAEKVLWQTLDVVPDHVLAARTLGELYLEREQYRSLLKAVRPVVETRPEIADLQYLTGVAYEYTGHPDWAIARYRLALQYAPDYARAREGLERLGETP from the coding sequence ATGACCGCGCCTGAGACACAGGTATCACCACCGCCCGATGAGCTTGAAGACGCTCAAGGCGAGGGGTTCGACGCGGAGCACACCGCGCCGGATGCCGCTGTCACCGAGGAGCCAGGGAATTTCGTACCCGCGTGGCTCGCCGCACTCGTGCTCGTGCTGCTGCTGGCCGTGATGGGCGTGGGCGGCTACGTGGTGCGGGGGGTGGTGGCAGGGGAGAGCCGCGTGGCGGATGTGGCGGATCAGGAGATCGTGCGGTGGCGTGCCGAGGTACGCGCCGACCCGAAGGACACGAACGCCCGGGTGTCTCTCGGCTACGCGTACCAGCAGGCCGGCCGCCTGGACAAGGCCGTGGACGAGTACGAGACCGTGCTCAAGACCGACGCGCGCAATACCGCGGCCCTGTACAACCTTGGCGTGGTGTATCTGCGTCTGGGTGTGGACGATCGCGCAGAGAAGGTTCTGTGGCAAACCCTTGATGTCGTGCCGGATCACGTGCTGGCCGCCCGAACCCTCGGCGAGCTCTATCTCGAGCGCGAACAGTACCGGTCGTTGCTCAAGGCCGTACGTCCCGTTGTCGAGACCCGACCCGAGATAGCCGATCTGCAGTACCTCACGGGGGTGGCGTACGAGTACACCGGCCACCCCGATTGGGCTATCGCCCGCTACCGTCTGGCCTTGCAGTATGCGCCGGACTACGCACGGGCCCGCGAGGGGCTCGAGCGCCTCGGAGAGACCCCGTGA
- a CDS encoding 6-bladed beta-propeller has protein sequence MSPPGPRGLYLTPRQAFLTMAGVLAVVLVSLVVYLWWLTRPADFTVEADGESQGGLVPKLTIYGPGREPAAAFDQPMGAAWGRDGTTLFVADALNNRICVFDAQGRPVREFGSLGVAKPLAGAERTWDPGELSYPVDVAVAEDGTVYVADFYNDSISAFTEQGRFIRRFPDPYAPTGKGSSGAEGGGIAVTAVAAQGGRVYATDTYQVLVFDTEGKLLNQFGQPGMGPEGLNHPGGIAVDRDGRIYVSDSNHNRVKAYSPEGELLWVSGRPVSGLQSKTDNPFVLPRGMTVLRDGSILVADPLAHQLVRLDRDGKVVAQYGVRGTLDGQLNFPNDVAVRDQDVLVADRQNQRIQVVNLSSR, from the coding sequence GTGAGCCCTCCCGGCCCCCGCGGACTGTACCTGACGCCTCGTCAGGCGTTCCTGACGATGGCGGGCGTGCTCGCCGTGGTCCTGGTCAGCTTGGTCGTATACCTGTGGTGGCTTACTCGTCCGGCGGACTTCACGGTCGAAGCCGATGGCGAATCTCAAGGCGGCCTCGTGCCCAAGCTCACCATCTACGGTCCGGGGCGGGAGCCAGCGGCCGCATTCGACCAGCCCATGGGGGCGGCGTGGGGTCGCGACGGCACCACGCTGTTCGTGGCAGATGCACTCAACAACAGGATCTGCGTCTTCGATGCCCAAGGTCGCCCGGTGCGCGAGTTCGGTTCGCTCGGCGTCGCCAAGCCGCTTGCCGGCGCAGAGCGCACGTGGGATCCGGGTGAACTCAGCTATCCGGTGGACGTCGCCGTCGCTGAGGACGGGACCGTGTACGTGGCGGACTTCTACAACGACTCCATCTCCGCCTTCACCGAGCAGGGACGCTTCATTCGGCGTTTCCCCGATCCGTACGCGCCTACCGGCAAGGGGAGCTCCGGTGCTGAGGGTGGGGGCATCGCGGTGACGGCGGTTGCGGCGCAGGGCGGTCGAGTCTATGCCACCGACACCTATCAGGTACTCGTCTTCGATACAGAGGGCAAGCTGCTCAACCAGTTCGGCCAGCCGGGGATGGGGCCGGAGGGCCTGAACCACCCCGGTGGCATCGCGGTGGATCGCGATGGCCGCATCTATGTTTCCGACTCCAATCACAACCGGGTCAAGGCCTACTCGCCCGAAGGAGAACTGCTGTGGGTCTCGGGCAGACCGGTGTCAGGCCTCCAGTCCAAGACCGACAACCCGTTTGTCCTCCCGCGCGGCATGACCGTCCTTCGGGACGGATCGATACTGGTGGCCGATCCGCTCGCACACCAGCTTGTCAGATTGGACCGGGACGGCAAGGTTGTTGCTCAGTACGGGGTGCGTGGGACGCTCGACGGGCAGTTGAACTTCCCGAACGACGTCGCGGTACGGGACCAAGATGTCTTGGTCGCAGACCGTCAGAACCAGCGGATTCAGGTTGTCAACCTTAGCAGCCGATAA
- a CDS encoding cytochrome c3 family protein, with product MTSRVVKVLAAVVVVLALGAAPALAYQESSTATDPALTAAYSCPTCHGLEAGVASPTVAPRTVPATWTWDSEAGYAVGSRKGPHGGFTTGTQKCQVCHSIHDGNSMSSALLPEATIAATCYTCHDGTGGGGVYGVIYQRTGIQPGGTHRIGYLNGNNKVDVPGGNSNGSSRETTFTGEGGSLTCTDCHSAHNSNTIAPFVGDRKRSSADVTTATATNRLLRIRPTTSETTVTVYGAGWCASCHKGSHTGTPHKFNQADSVRNYSSVAVLSGVNTSISVGLGPLGGNNFGYIMTDMNSGPGGHGGERPICQQCHEDSRVVGGDVAGAPDQFWVTPAQVFDAPLDGSTAGNPQFQNFPHETVNGTLTIEPDPALCLNCHKP from the coding sequence GTGACCAGTCGTGTGGTGAAGGTACTCGCCGCAGTTGTTGTGGTGCTCGCGCTTGGCGCAGCGCCTGCCTTGGCGTACCAAGAGTCGTCAACGGCCACCGACCCGGCTCTCACGGCGGCGTATTCGTGCCCCACGTGTCACGGTTTGGAGGCCGGGGTCGCATCTCCCACGGTCGCCCCGCGCACCGTACCTGCAACCTGGACGTGGGACAGTGAAGCGGGATACGCCGTGGGCAGCCGAAAGGGCCCGCACGGCGGTTTCACCACCGGCACCCAGAAGTGCCAGGTCTGCCACTCGATTCACGATGGCAACTCTATGTCGTCCGCGTTGCTTCCCGAAGCGACTATTGCCGCCACCTGCTATACCTGCCATGACGGCACCGGCGGCGGCGGAGTCTACGGTGTCATCTACCAGCGCACGGGTATTCAGCCGGGTGGTACGCACCGCATCGGATATCTGAACGGCAACAACAAGGTGGACGTTCCGGGTGGCAACTCCAACGGCTCGTCGCGTGAGACGACCTTCACCGGCGAAGGTGGCTCCTTGACGTGCACCGACTGCCACAGCGCGCACAACTCCAACACCATCGCCCCCTTCGTGGGTGACCGCAAGCGCTCCTCGGCCGACGTGACCACCGCCACGGCCACGAACCGGCTCCTGCGCATCAGGCCCACGACGTCAGAGACCACCGTCACGGTGTACGGCGCCGGCTGGTGCGCTTCGTGTCACAAGGGAAGCCATACGGGCACGCCCCACAAGTTCAATCAGGCCGACTCGGTACGCAACTACTCAAGCGTCGCCGTTCTCAGTGGCGTCAACACGTCGATCAGCGTCGGGCTGGGTCCGCTGGGTGGCAACAACTTCGGCTACATCATGACCGATATGAACTCCGGACCGGGTGGCCATGGCGGCGAGCGGCCCATCTGCCAGCAGTGCCACGAGGACTCGCGGGTCGTTGGTGGCGACGTTGCTGGTGCACCCGACCAGTTCTGGGTCACTCCGGCACAGGTGTTCGACGCGCCACTTGACGGCAGCACGGCGGGTAACCCGCAGTTCCAGAACTTCCCCCACGAGACGGTCAACGGCACCCTGACGATAGAGCCCGATCCGGCACTCTGCCTCAACTGCCACAAGCCCTAA